A genome region from Manis pentadactyla isolate mManPen7 chromosome 5, mManPen7.hap1, whole genome shotgun sequence includes the following:
- the HS3ST1 gene encoding heparan sulfate glucosamine 3-O-sulfotransferase 1, whose product MVSGVAALLLGAVLLVLQPQPVPSRPAAPEAGAGAAAEPGPQELQDEVPAGAAANGSAQQLPQTIIIGVRKGGTRALLEMLSLHPDVAAAENEVHFFDWEEHYSQGLGWYLSQMPFSSPHQLTVEKTPAYFTSPKVPARVRDMNPAIRLLLILRDPSERVLSDYTQVFYNHVQKRKPYPSIEEFLVRDGRLNVGYKALNRSLYHVHMQNWLHVFPLRHVHIVDGDRLIRDPFPEIQKVERFLKLSPQINASNFYFNKTKGFYCLRDGGRDRCLHESKGRAHPQVDPKLLSKLHEYFHEPNKKFFELVGRTFDWH is encoded by the coding sequence ATGGTGTCCGGCGTGGCCGCGCTGCTCCTGGGCGCGGTGCTGCTGGTTCTCCAGCCCCAGCCGGTGCCTTCCCGCCCCGCAGCGCCCGAAGCCGGAGCCGGAGCCGCGGCCGAGCCGGGCCCGCAGGAGCTGCAGGACGAGGTCCCGGCAGGCGCGGCCGCCAATGGCTCTGCGCAGCAGCTGCCCCAGACCATCATCATCGGGGTGCGCAAGGGCGGCACGCGCGCGctgctggagatgctcagccTGCACCCCGACGTGGCGGCAGCCGAGAACGAGGTGCACTTCTTCGACTGGGAGGAGCACTACAGCCAGGGCCTGGGCTGGTACCTCAGCCAGATGCCCTTCTCCTCCCCGCACCAGCTCACCGTGGAGAAGACCCCCGCGTACTTCACGTCGCCCAAAGTGCCTGCGCGCGTCCGCGACATGAACCCGGCCATCCGGCTGCTGCTCATCCTGCGGGACCCGTCGGAGCGCGTGCTCTCCGACTACACCCAAGTGTTCTACAACCACGTGCAGAAGCGCAAGCCCTACCCGTCCATCGAGGAGTTCCTGGTGCGCGACGGCCGGCTCAACGTGGGCTACAAGGCGCTCAACCGCAGCCTCTACCACGTGCACATGCAGAACTGGCTACACGTCTTCCCGCTGCGCCACGTCCACATAGTGGACGGAGACCGTCTCATCAGGGACCCCTTCCCCGAGATCCAGAAGGTCGAGAGGTTCCTGAAGCTGTCGCCGCAGATCAACGCCTCCAACTTTTACTTCAACAAAACCAAGGGCTTTTACTGCCTGCGGGATGGCGGCCGGGACCGCTGCTTACACGAGTCCAAAGGCCGGGCGCACCCCCAAGTCGACCCCAAACTCCTCAGTAAACTGCACGAATACTTTCACGAGCCAAATAAAAAATTCTTCGAGCTTGTCGGCAGAACATTTGACTGGCACTGA